The Exiguobacterium aurantiacum DSM 6208 genome includes a window with the following:
- the ligA gene encoding NAD-dependent DNA ligase LigA yields MEMTERVETLRKQLNQYGYEYYVLDRPSVPDAEYDRLMNELIQIETDYPELRSPDSPTQRVGAPPLDAFVKVTHDTPMLSLGNVFTKEELIEWVDRIEKDLGYRPLFVAELKFDGLAVSLKYEDGRLVRGATRGDGTTGEDITQNLKTIRSIPLRLNEDVTLEVRGEAYMPKRSFEHLNDERERMGEALFANPRNAAAGSLRQLDSKIAASRNLAFFAYGLVSTDDLVASHDEALAYLGRLGIAVSQEYTTCQTADELWDYIETYVTKRTELPYEIDGIVIKVAAYEEQEQLGFTAKSPRWAVAYKFPAEEVVTTIEAVDFSVGRTGKVTPRARFAPVLVAGSTVTYATLHNEDFIKEKDLHLFDRVVIKKAGDVIPAVVSAIESERTGNETEIVFPTHCPACGSELVRLEGEADHRCVNPECPAQLLEGLIHFVSRPAMNIDGLGEKVITQLHEASLVHNVADLYRLDREALLALERMGETSVSNLLAAIDQSKQNSLERVLFALGIRLVGQKAATLIAERFETMDMIMTASVEDLTAIDGIGTKMAESITLYFEKPEARELVRELDEAGVNLTFKGAKRPVDTDAPMAGKTVVLTGKLHEMTRGEAGKRLELLGASVTGSVSKNTDLLVAGEKAGSKLAKAETLGIEVWDEAALLAFLADHA; encoded by the coding sequence ATGGAGATGACAGAACGAGTAGAGACGCTACGGAAACAATTGAACCAGTACGGCTATGAGTATTACGTGCTCGACCGGCCGAGTGTGCCGGACGCTGAATACGACCGGCTCATGAACGAGCTCATCCAAATCGAGACCGATTATCCGGAGTTGCGGAGTCCGGACTCACCGACGCAACGGGTCGGTGCGCCTCCGCTCGACGCGTTCGTCAAAGTGACGCACGACACACCGATGCTCTCGCTCGGAAACGTCTTCACGAAGGAAGAACTCATCGAATGGGTCGACCGCATCGAGAAAGATCTCGGGTATCGTCCGCTCTTCGTCGCCGAACTCAAGTTTGACGGTCTCGCCGTCTCTCTTAAGTACGAAGACGGCCGTCTCGTGCGCGGGGCGACGCGGGGCGACGGGACGACGGGTGAGGACATCACACAAAACTTGAAGACGATCCGCTCGATTCCGCTCCGGCTGAACGAAGACGTCACGCTCGAAGTGCGTGGCGAGGCGTACATGCCGAAGCGTTCGTTCGAACATTTGAACGATGAGCGGGAACGGATGGGTGAGGCGTTGTTCGCCAACCCGCGCAATGCCGCGGCGGGCTCGCTCCGGCAACTCGACTCGAAGATCGCGGCTTCGCGCAACTTGGCATTCTTCGCGTACGGGCTCGTCTCGACCGACGACCTCGTCGCGTCGCATGACGAGGCGCTCGCATATTTAGGGCGTCTCGGCATCGCCGTCAGCCAAGAATATACGACGTGTCAGACGGCCGATGAGTTATGGGACTACATCGAGACGTACGTGACGAAACGGACCGAACTGCCGTACGAGATCGACGGCATCGTCATTAAAGTCGCGGCGTATGAAGAGCAAGAACAGCTCGGTTTCACGGCGAAAAGTCCACGCTGGGCCGTCGCGTATAAGTTTCCGGCCGAGGAAGTCGTGACGACGATCGAAGCCGTCGACTTCAGCGTCGGACGGACCGGGAAAGTGACACCGCGTGCCCGTTTTGCACCGGTGCTTGTCGCCGGGTCGACCGTGACGTACGCGACACTTCATAATGAGGACTTCATTAAAGAGAAGGATCTGCACTTGTTCGACCGGGTCGTCATCAAAAAGGCCGGGGACGTCATCCCGGCCGTCGTCTCGGCGATTGAGAGTGAGCGGACCGGGAACGAGACCGAAATCGTCTTCCCGACACATTGTCCGGCTTGTGGTTCGGAACTTGTCCGGTTAGAAGGCGAGGCGGACCATCGCTGCGTCAATCCGGAATGTCCGGCCCAGCTGCTCGAAGGGCTCATCCATTTCGTGTCGCGTCCGGCGATGAATATCGACGGTCTCGGTGAAAAAGTGATCACCCAGCTCCACGAAGCGAGTCTCGTCCACAACGTCGCCGATTTGTATCGGCTTGATCGTGAGGCGCTCCTCGCGCTCGAACGGATGGGAGAGACGTCGGTGTCGAACTTGCTCGCGGCGATCGACCAATCAAAACAGAACTCACTCGAACGCGTCTTATTCGCCCTCGGCATTCGGCTCGTCGGGCAAAAGGCGGCGACGCTCATTGCCGAGCGATTCGAGACGATGGACATGATCATGACAGCCTCCGTGGAAGACTTGACCGCGATCGATGGCATCGGCACGAAGATGGCCGAATCGATCACGCTCTATTTCGAGAAGCCGGAGGCACGTGAACTCGTCCGGGAACTTGATGAAGCAGGCGTCAACTTGACGTTCAAAGGTGCGAAACGACCTGTCGACACGGACGCCCCGATGGCGGGGAAGACGGTCGTCTTGACCGGGAAACTTCACGAAATGACACGCGGCGAGGCCGGGAAGCGGCTCGAGCTTCTCGGAGCGAGCGTGACCGGTAGTGTCAGCAAGAACACAGACCTGCTCGTCGCCGGTGAGAAGGCCGGATCGAAGCTTGCAAAAGCGGAGACGCTCGGCATCGAAGTGTGGGATGAAGCGGCGCTGCTCGCCTTTTTGGCGGATCATGCGTGA